In a single window of the Necator americanus strain Aroian chromosome X, whole genome shotgun sequence genome:
- a CDS encoding hypothetical protein (NECATOR_CHRX.G26225.T1): MVLLCVRQEVSPKHSQDSKNRPTVVIRGDGIKINRAKTVSGIQGEKPRNRLKILVISTKPEVATIQLMKKVVEILHGAGHYVTLLSSVNNKVQTVPDGVTLKEFDYGVKSEALENVWTEVRVIDRLRAVSKLSQDMLLFCEKVFDRIDVIDWMRVEKFEIAITSGVTCFQPLLRLAGIQRSVVVTSAEPAPWITRTMGMPSSGAFSEIPDTTFIWHLQEHSPLNQSNVVLVPKLPERDLLADPRVIAIINDARTNSLHDVAFGGKPVVCIPSDQAQLRNCHQLKKRGLALVRNCRDITPDDVKKMIEEAATNEVRNSAKMFSKEVTSRTTSPEERLTRAVEFAAKYGGSVDLNSNDDSVGVMQRYNLDVFLPIAVLLAVIGLLIAWIARTLWIKCKKSTMVESNGTSDITDLPRDGAESKKPSTAELEREEPASSIDSEVTE, from the exons ATGGTGCTACTCTGCGTCCGCCAGGAAGTGTCTCCGAAACACTCTCAGGACTCCAAAAATCGACCAACAGTTGTAATCCGAGGTGATGGCATCAAAATCAATCGCGCAAAAACGGTTTCAGGAATACAAG GTGAAAAACCACGGAATAGGCTAAAGATACTCGTGATTAGCACAAAACCAGAAGTTGCAACAATCCAACTAATGAAGAAGGTAGTTGAGATTCTGCATGGTGCAGGACATTATGTG ACACTTCTCTCGTCAGTAAATAACAAGGTGCAGACGGTACCGGATGGTGTAACATTAAAG GAATTTGATTATGGTGTTAAAAGTGAAGCATTGGAAAATGTGTGGACTGAGGTTCGCGTGATCGACCGCCTGCGAGCCGTATCGAAACTTTCGCAAGATATGTTGCTATTTTGTGAAA AAGTTTTCGATCGTATTGACGTTATCGATTGGATGCGTgtggagaaatttgaaatcgcTATTACTAGTGGTGTGACCTGCTTTCAACCTCTACTTCGCTTGGCTGGTATACAAAG ATCAGTTGTGGTTACATCTGCCGAGCCAGCACCATGGATAACAAGAACAATGGGGATGCCGAGTTCCG GAGCGTTCTCGGAAATCCCGGACACCACATTCATCTGGCACCTTCAAGAACATTCTCCTCTGAACCAATCGAATGTTGTACTCGTGCCCAAACTTCCAGAGAGGGACTTGCTTG CTGATCCTCGCGTAATTGCCATAATCAACGACGCTCGAACAAATTCGCTCCACGATGTCGCATTTGGAGGGAAACCA GTGGTTTGTATTCCTTCTGATCAAGCACAGTTACGGAACTGTCATCAACTCAAGAAAAGAGGACTGGCTCTGGTGAGGAACTGCCGTGACATAACACCTGATGACGTCAAGAAAATGATAGAAGAGGCAGCAACTAATGA AGTTCGcaattcagcaaagatgttTTCGAAAGAGGTGACATCCAGAACAACCTCACCTGAGGAACGATTAACTCGTGCAGTCGAGTTCGCTGCAAAATACGGAGGATCAGTCGATCTTAATTCCAATGATGACAGTGTTGGCGTGATGCAAAGATACAACCTGGACGTGTTCCTTCCGATTGCGGTTTTACTTGCTGTCATTGGGCTTTTGATAGCGTGGATTGCTCGAACTCTGTGGATCAAATGCAAGAAAAGTACTATGGTGGAAAGTAATGGAACTAGTGACATTACTGATTTGCCTAGAGATGGAGCGGAGTCGAAAAAGCCCTCCACAGCAGAACTGGAAAGAGAAGAACCTGCATCTTCCATCGACAGTGAGGTCACCGAATAA
- a CDS encoding hypothetical protein (NECATOR_CHRX.G26225.T2): MKKVVEILHGAGHYVTLLSSVNNKVQTVPDGVTLKEFDYGVKSEALENVWTEVRVIDRLRAVSKLSQDMLLFCEKVFDRIDVIDWMRVEKFEIAITSGVTCFQPLLRLAGIQRSVVVTSAEPAPWITRTMGMPSSGNPLKEEMSYFQRAKTVISGHIEESLLQNKLIKPLDEMGRRIVGDRYTSMKHAVGRSSFIFVNSDELLDFPRPLTSQWFYIGGIDAKKRSSLCPHWNTILSMRSRSVLVSYDDSSTCGHLKETLLRAFSEIPDTTFIWHLQEHSPLNQSNVVLVPKLPERDLLADPRVIAIINDARTNSLHDVAFGGKPVVCIPSDQAQLRNCHQLKKRGLALVRNCRDITPDDVKKMIEEAATNEVRNSAKMFSKEVTSRTTSPEERLTRAVEFAAKYGGSVDLNSNDDSVGVMQRYNLDVFLPIAVLLAVIGLLIAWIARTLWIKCKKSTMVESNGTSDITDLPRDGAESKKPSTAELEREEPASSIDSEVTE, encoded by the exons ATGAAGAAGGTAGTTGAGATTCTGCATGGTGCAGGACATTATGTG ACACTTCTCTCGTCAGTAAATAACAAGGTGCAGACGGTACCGGATGGTGTAACATTAAAG GAATTTGATTATGGTGTTAAAAGTGAAGCATTGGAAAATGTGTGGACTGAGGTTCGCGTGATCGACCGCCTGCGAGCCGTATCGAAACTTTCGCAAGATATGTTGCTATTTTGTGAAA AAGTTTTCGATCGTATTGACGTTATCGATTGGATGCGTgtggagaaatttgaaatcgcTATTACTAGTGGTGTGACCTGCTTTCAACCTCTACTTCGCTTGGCTGGTATACAAAG ATCAGTTGTGGTTACATCTGCCGAGCCAGCACCATGGATAACAAGAACAATGGGGATGCCGAGTTCCG GGAATCCACTCAAGGAAGAAATGTCTTATTTCCAGCG AGCAAAGACGGTCATATCGGGTCACATCGAAGAATCGCTTCTACAAAATAAGCTCATTAAGCCGCTAGATGAAATGGGTCGAAGAATCGTTGGAGATCGTTACACTTCCATGAAG CATGCTGTTGGTCGAagctctttcatttttgtaaacaGCGACGAGCTGTTAGATTTCCCTCGCCCTCTTACTTCCCAATGGTTCTATATTGGTGGAATAGACGCAAAGAAGAGATCAAGTCTATGTCCA CACTGGAATACGATACTCTCTATGAGATCTCGAAGTGTTCTCGTCTCGTATGACGATAGTTCTACTTGTGGTCATCTCAAGGAAACTCTTCTTC GAGCGTTCTCGGAAATCCCGGACACCACATTCATCTGGCACCTTCAAGAACATTCTCCTCTGAACCAATCGAATGTTGTACTCGTGCCCAAACTTCCAGAGAGGGACTTGCTTG CTGATCCTCGCGTAATTGCCATAATCAACGACGCTCGAACAAATTCGCTCCACGATGTCGCATTTGGAGGGAAACCA GTGGTTTGTATTCCTTCTGATCAAGCACAGTTACGGAACTGTCATCAACTCAAGAAAAGAGGACTGGCTCTGGTGAGGAACTGCCGTGACATAACACCTGATGACGTCAAGAAAATGATAGAAGAGGCAGCAACTAATGA AGTTCGcaattcagcaaagatgttTTCGAAAGAGGTGACATCCAGAACAACCTCACCTGAGGAACGATTAACTCGTGCAGTCGAGTTCGCTGCAAAATACGGAGGATCAGTCGATCTTAATTCCAATGATGACAGTGTTGGCGTGATGCAAAGATACAACCTGGACGTGTTCCTTCCGATTGCGGTTTTACTTGCTGTCATTGGGCTTTTGATAGCGTGGATTGCTCGAACTCTGTGGATCAAATGCAAGAAAAGTACTATGGTGGAAAGTAATGGAACTAGTGACATTACTGATTTGCCTAGAGATGGAGCGGAGTCGAAAAAGCCCTCCACAGCAGAACTGGAAAGAGAAGAACCTGCATCTTCCATCGACAGTGAGGTCACCGAATAA
- a CDS encoding hypothetical protein (NECATOR_CHRX.G26226.T1), whose protein sequence is MTERWRTTTTLLYMTVYWSCICCDNVCSAGGFKDLVSSYLDIHQLSLSCPIEVPTRFPRSLNHNIPLSGTTSQSNSTHRTSSGNCTNNLTAPGSLRHPTSILSTKPTESEIVDDKHPPTEEPHQPIATFDEWTKEKLKQEHRKAIIKPAVSTSDSGMPSARSQQLPPASAATRNYASRECGAKVLLSNPEAENTKAILNEKEKDEYMRNPCEKAENKFVIVELCETIQPRRIEIANYELFSSGPQSIRLWSAERFPNGEWRLLTELTAADSRQIQQFQVPFSGIYAKFIKVELLSHYGNEHYCTLSVLKVLGISMVDEYEAEAEAASVAQVQNNLASHAEEQQNYTSAESPETASTVSSQAQGIDAPKKSDISSNVLAPSESREDASGSNPTVIELVDEVSGHLISKFVDVMKVKFGSGNDNSSRSGRECSIYNPFNACYFCPKDGSYIYPRQFCQAFVWKSPPSSSLERNDVRFPAAFVARRGMSAINRLRRSRYAFLQRKSPAYLHPPLLVPLQPESSIDTSKTQESSSEKAASPVTIPQQQQPQQQQQHHHHQQQQQQKHRTSQNPRPVQPVPSDVLPASSTSHKESVFMKLNKRIAALELNMSLSSEYLSELSRQYVAQTDEHQKHMKQAKKVVDEAVEAIYARVNETLADKIAILRQEVDVLSGWLSSMRITASKVTVSRLNRRRQRTDHDKCIPQQNQLHRYSPPDDGLWTTEQVVYMVITTQLVTVLLLAVLNLCYQRFMSEPRLSDEHRLQIEELVNERVLQAIEKNRSLLQYYGGGSNSWTKRSPLVEEPCSLRDDGCMGFAAECSSSSQMTNSDDSSVEEVAPVEGCSLLSPEVHAITSVA, encoded by the exons ATGACTGAGCGATGGCGCACGACCACCACCTTGTTGTACAT GACTGTTTATTGGTCTTGTATTTGTTGTGACAACGTCTGCTCAGCTGGTGGATTTAAGGATTTAGTCAGTTCGTACCTTGATATTCATCA ACTATCATTGTCGTGTCCCATCGAAGTGCCGACGAGGTTTCCTCGTAGTTTAAATCATAACATACCGTTGAGCGGTACTACTTCACAGTCAAATTCAACACATCGCACAAGTTCTGGAAATTGTACTAACAATCTTACTGCCCCTGGCTCGCTAAg ACATCCGACTTCCATTCTTAGCACTAAACCCACTGAAAGTGAAATAGTTGATGATAAACACCCACCAACTGAAGAACCCCATCAGCCTATTGCTACATTCGACGAGTGGACAAAGGAAAAGTTGAAACAGGAACATAGAAAAGCGATT ATCAAGCCTGCCGTGTCTACATCCGATTCCGGAATGCCTAGTGCTCGATCTCAGCAGTTGCCTCCTGCCAGTGCTGCGACGCGCAACTATGCCAGCAGGGAGTGTGGTGCAAAAGTGTTACTAAGTAACCCGGAAGCTGAAAATACAAAGGCTATTCTGAACGAAAAG gAAAAAGACGAGTACATGCGCAATCCTTGCGAGAAAGCTGAAAATAAGTTTGTCATTGTGGAGCTTTGTGAAACCATACAG CCCCGAAGAATTGAAATAGCCAATTATGAACTATTCTCATCCGGCCCACAAAGCATAAGACTTTGGTCCGCAGAACGGTTTCCTAATGGCGAATGGCGCCTACTCACCGAATTAACCGCCGCTGATTCTCGACAAATACAACAATTTCAAGTACCATTCAGTGGTATATATGCCAAATTCATAAAA GTGGAACTCCTTTCTCATTATGGTAATGAACATTATTGTACTTTGTCAGTCCTAAAGGTCCTTGGAATATCTATGGTGGATGAATACGAGGCAGAG GCTGAAGCTGCTTCTGTAGCTCAGGTTCAAAATAATCTTGCATCTCATGCTGAGGAGCAACAGAACTACACTTCAGCTGAATCCCCCGAAACAGCTTCCACAGTCTCCTCACAAGCACAG GGGATTGATGCTCCAAAAAAGAGcgatatttcttcaaatgttcttGCTCCATCTGAATCGAGGGAGGATGCATCCGGTTCGAATCCGACTGTTATCGAATTGGTTGAT GAAGTAAGCGGCCACTTGATTAGTAAATTTGTGGACGTTATGAAAGTTAAATTTGGAAGTGGAAACGACAACAGCTCGCGTTCTGGGAG aGAATGTTCTATCTACAATCCATTTAATGCGTGCTATTTTTGTCCCAAAGACGGGTCTTATATATATCCACGTCAGTTTTGCCAAGCATTTGTGTGGAAATCGCCACCATCGTCCTCGCTAGAACG aaatgaCGTGCGGTTTCCTGCAGCATTCGTTGCTCGTCGTGGGATGTCCGCAATAAACCGTCTGAGGCGGTCTCGATACGCTTTTTTGCAGCGTAAGTCACCTGCTTACCTGCATCCTCCTCTTCTTGTTCCGCTGCAACCAGAATCTTCGATTGATACGAGTAAGACTCAGGAGTCTTCCAGTGAAAAG GCTGCGTCACCAGTTACGATTCCTCAACAACAGCagccacaacaacaacagcagcatcatcatcatcaacaacaacaacaacagaagcATCGAACTTCACAAAATCCACGTCCTGTACAGCCAGTTCCTTCGGATGTGTTGCCTGCGTCATCAACAAGTCATAAA GAATCTGTTTTTATGAAGTTGAACAAACGGATTGCCGCTTTGGAACTGAATATGTCATTGTCGAGCGAATATCTCAGCGAGCTGAGTCGACAATATGTTGCTCAGACTGACGAACACCAGAAACACATGAAACAAGCGAAGAAGGTTGTTGATGAAGCAGTAGAAGCTATTTACGCTCGCGTAAACGAGACACTCGCTGATAAG ATTGCGATTTTACGTCAAGAAGTTGACGTACTTTCGGGATGGCTCTCTTCTATGCGTATTACGGCTTCAAAAGTGACAGTCAGTCGACTCAATAGAAGGAGACAAAGGACGGACCATGACAAATGCATTCCCCAACAAAACCAGCTTCATCGTTATTCTCCACCTGATGATGGCTTATGGACG ACAGAACAAGTCGTTTACATGGTTATTACTACGCAGTTGGTTACTGTCCTACTTCTTGCTGTGCTAAACCTGTGTTATCAGCGTTTCATGTCCGAGCCTCGCCTCTCTGATGAACACAGGTTGCAGATCGAAGAGCTTGTGAACGAAAGAGTGTTACAGGCAATAGAAAAGAACC GTTCACTGCTACAGTACTACGGTGGCGGAAGTAATTCGTGGACCAAAAGAAGTCCTCTTGTTGAAGAACCATGTTCGTTGCGTGATGATGGATGTATGGGCTTTGCAGCAGAATGCAGTTCATCTTCACAGATGACAAATAGCGACGATTCGAGTGTTGAGGAAGTGGCTCCAGTTGAAGGATGCTCGTTGTTGTCACCTGAAGTGCACGCAATCACATCGGTTGCGTAG